A DNA window from Nitrospira sp. contains the following coding sequences:
- a CDS encoding Ribonuclease VapC43 (MaGe:77307639) — MVLLDVNVLVYAHREDSPRHAEYLQWLEDLVNSDHAYGLSDFVLSGFLRVVTHPKVFNPPSGMDKALAFAEELRSHSTCTIINPGPRHWDIFRRLCKTSGIKGNLVPDAFLAALAIESGSEWITADRDYHRFPGLHVRHPLE; from the coding sequence ATGGTTCTTCTTGACGTTAATGTCTTGGTCTATGCCCACCGCGAGGACTCGCCACGCCATGCTGAGTATCTCCAATGGCTTGAAGATCTCGTCAACTCTGATCATGCGTACGGTCTATCCGATTTTGTCTTAAGCGGTTTTCTCCGCGTCGTCACCCATCCTAAAGTCTTTAATCCACCCAGCGGAATGGATAAAGCCTTGGCATTCGCAGAAGAGTTGCGCAGTCACTCTACCTGTACCATCATTAACCCCGGGCCGCGTCATTGGGACATCTTTCGTCGTCTGTGCAAAACATCAGGAATCAAGGGGAACCTAGTTCCTGATGCGTTCCTTGCAGCCCTGGCAATTGAAAGCGGGAGTGAGTGGATCACAGCTGATCGCGACTATCATCGTTTCCCAGGCCTCCATGTGCGCCACCCGCTTGAATAG
- a CDS encoding Antitoxin VapB25 (MaGe:77307640) encodes MRTTIRLDDQLLKSAKRLAHDRGTSLTAVIEDALRQILSRRTVEQPRKPVKLTTVSGRGVHPGVDLDDSSALLDVMEQPHGSS; translated from the coding sequence ATGCGTACAACAATTCGACTCGACGATCAACTTCTCAAATCTGCGAAACGCTTGGCCCACGACAGAGGCACATCGCTGACCGCAGTCATTGAAGATGCGCTTCGCCAGATTCTGTCACGCCGAACCGTTGAGCAACCGCGCAAACCAGTGAAACTCACCACGGTCTCAGGACGCGGAGTCCACCCCGGTGTGGATCTAGACGATTCCTCCGCCTTGCTCGACGTTATGGAACAACCGCATGGTTCTTCTTGA
- a CDS encoding hypothetical protein (Evidence 5 : Unknown function; MaGe:77307641), whose amino-acid sequence MEPQSRIRSAPSRFIIEYGRYDQWNPHGHRIDITNFQSAGLRWSLCDEAADGHDYFIIDLGLTSPSLPS is encoded by the coding sequence ATGGAGCCTCAATCCCGGATCAGAAGCGCTCCCAGCCGGTTTATCATTGAGTACGGCAGGTATGATCAGTGGAACCCCCACGGTCATCGGATCGACATCACCAACTTTCAGAGTGCAGGACTCCGCTGGTCGCTCTGCGACGAAGCAGCTGACGGTCACGATTACTTCATAATCGACCTCGGTTTGACATCCCCTTCCTTGCCCTCCTAG